The following are encoded together in the Streptomyces flavofungini genome:
- a CDS encoding type II toxin-antitoxin system VapB family antitoxin yields the protein MSVTQIDLDDEALAEAMRLMGVSTKKETVNTALRDYVARIKRLEAAEKLAARGERGEFEAAAAAHGAAKDARRAAFE from the coding sequence ATGTCTGTTACCCAGATCGATCTCGATGACGAGGCGCTGGCCGAGGCGATGCGGCTGATGGGTGTCTCGACGAAGAAGGAGACCGTCAACACGGCTCTGCGGGACTACGTGGCGCGGATCAAGAGGCTTGAGGCCGCCGAGAAGCTGGCCGCGCGGGGTGAGCGGGGCGAGTTCGAGGCCGCTGCTGCTGCTCATGGCGCCGCCAAGGACGCCCGGCGGGCAGCCTTCGAGTGA
- a CDS encoding PIN domain nuclease codes for MITYLLDTSALWHLFRTPGALRPWEGHIAAGVFHICEPTRAEFLYSATSPAHRDELAEELDALCQFSPVPKNAWRWVDTAQYKLTQRAQHRAAGAVDLLVCATAVHHGHTVLHVDNDFATVAAVLKEVQQRDVRA; via the coding sequence GTGATCACGTACCTTCTCGATACTTCCGCCTTGTGGCACCTCTTCCGTACGCCGGGGGCGTTGCGGCCCTGGGAAGGGCACATCGCCGCCGGCGTGTTCCATATCTGTGAGCCCACGAGGGCGGAGTTCCTCTACTCGGCGACCAGCCCGGCCCACCGGGATGAGCTGGCCGAAGAGCTGGACGCTCTCTGCCAGTTCTCGCCGGTGCCCAAGAACGCGTGGCGCTGGGTCGATACGGCGCAGTACAAGCTCACCCAGCGGGCACAGCACCGGGCCGCCGGAGCCGTCGATCTTCTTGTGTGCGCGACAGCGGTCCATCACGGCCACACCGTGCTCCACGTGGACAACGACTTCGCCACCGTGGCGGCGGTCCTCAAGGAAGTGCAGCAGCGGGACGTACGCGCCTGA
- a CDS encoding NUDIX hydrolase, whose protein sequence is METTHRPAARVICLDAAHRLLLLRWRDPFDGTWLWEPPGGGMEPGETPLEAARRELGEETGLDPAAVRDRYVLVDRDVRWNGKRYTGTEYFFVAQFAGERPSLVRTGLLPDEQTNLDTHVWIAWSDLGSLADPVEPPQLLAVLGALVPGGPWVDRARA, encoded by the coding sequence GTGGAAACAACGCACCGGCCCGCGGCCCGGGTCATCTGTCTGGACGCCGCCCATCGCCTGCTTCTTCTGCGCTGGCGTGATCCGTTCGACGGGACATGGCTCTGGGAGCCGCCCGGTGGCGGCATGGAGCCGGGCGAGACGCCGCTGGAGGCGGCACGACGTGAGCTGGGCGAAGAAACCGGACTCGATCCGGCTGCGGTACGTGATCGGTATGTGCTGGTTGACCGTGATGTGCGGTGGAACGGCAAGCGGTACACCGGGACGGAGTATTTCTTCGTCGCGCAGTTCGCCGGCGAACGACCCTCGCTCGTGCGGACCGGTCTGCTCCCCGATGAGCAGACCAATTTGGACACGCACGTGTGGATAGCGTGGTCGGATCTGGGCTCGCTGGCAGACCCGGTTGAGCCGCCGCAGTTGCTGGCCGTGCTGGGCGCCCTGGTGCCGGGCGGCCCGTGGGTTGATCGTGCTCGTGCATGA
- a CDS encoding NAD(P)-binding domain-containing protein, protein MSAPTNDQLPVVVIGAGPVGLAAAARLVERGLEPLVLEAGPSAATAVREWSHVRLFSPWSEVVDPAAEKLLAPTTWVRPDGATYPTGGDWAGQYLQPLADVLGERVRCGATVTGVARAGRDRIVDADRAEQPFTVHIRTAEGGEERIGARAVIDASGTWSTPSPLGANGLPALGESAAADHVSYQVPDLKDPAVRARYAGKRTAVVGSGASAFTALAYLADLAEQEPDTHAVWILRRGLGADTFGGGTADQLPARGALGLRAKAAVDDGHASAVTGFRTEAVDRDGDQVVLVAEDGRRLDPVDEVIVLTGFRPDLTFLSEVRLGLDERLQAPTALAPLIDPNVHSCGTVYPHGVAELSHPEKDLYLVGMKSYGRAPTFLALTGYEQVRSIAAALAGDQEAAERVELTLPETGVCGGAGLFDEPENTEQAGGCCAAPATLQIGGAAGTSGSC, encoded by the coding sequence GTGAGCGCGCCCACTAACGATCAGCTGCCCGTCGTGGTCATCGGTGCCGGACCGGTCGGCCTGGCGGCCGCCGCCCGCCTCGTCGAGCGCGGCCTCGAACCGCTGGTCCTGGAGGCGGGACCGTCGGCGGCCACCGCCGTGCGGGAGTGGTCGCACGTCCGGCTGTTCTCCCCCTGGAGTGAGGTGGTCGACCCGGCCGCGGAGAAGCTCCTGGCTCCGACCACCTGGGTGCGCCCGGACGGCGCCACGTACCCGACCGGCGGCGACTGGGCCGGGCAGTACCTCCAGCCGCTCGCCGACGTCCTCGGCGAGCGGGTCCGCTGCGGCGCGACGGTGACCGGCGTGGCCCGCGCGGGCCGGGACCGGATCGTCGATGCCGACCGCGCCGAGCAGCCCTTCACCGTCCACATCCGCACCGCCGAGGGCGGCGAGGAGCGGATCGGCGCCCGTGCCGTCATCGACGCCTCCGGCACCTGGTCCACACCCTCCCCACTCGGCGCGAACGGCCTGCCCGCCCTCGGCGAGAGCGCGGCCGCCGACCATGTCTCCTACCAGGTCCCGGACCTCAAGGACCCAGCCGTGCGCGCCCGTTACGCGGGCAAGCGCACCGCCGTCGTCGGCTCCGGCGCCTCCGCCTTCACCGCCCTCGCCTACCTCGCCGACCTGGCCGAGCAGGAGCCGGACACGCACGCCGTGTGGATCCTGCGCCGCGGGCTCGGCGCCGACACCTTCGGCGGCGGCACGGCCGACCAGCTCCCGGCTCGCGGCGCACTCGGCCTGCGGGCCAAGGCCGCGGTGGACGACGGACACGCGTCGGCGGTCACCGGCTTCCGCACCGAGGCAGTCGACCGGGACGGCGACCAGGTCGTACTCGTCGCAGAGGACGGCCGCCGCCTGGACCCGGTCGACGAGGTCATCGTCCTCACCGGCTTCCGCCCCGACCTGACCTTCCTCTCCGAAGTCCGCCTCGGCCTGGACGAACGCCTCCAGGCACCGACCGCGCTCGCCCCGCTGATCGACCCCAACGTCCACTCCTGCGGCACCGTCTACCCCCACGGCGTGGCGGAGCTCTCCCACCCGGAGAAGGACCTCTACCTGGTCGGGATGAAGTCCTACGGCCGCGCCCCCACCTTCCTGGCCCTGACCGGCTACGAGCAGGTGCGCTCGATCGCCGCCGCCCTCGCCGGTGACCAGGAGGCCGCCGAGCGCGTCGAGCTCACCCTCCCCGAGACCGGGGTCTGCGGCGGAGCGGGCCTCTTCGACGAACCCGAGAACACCGAGCAGGCCGGGGGCTGCTGCGCCGCTCCCGCCACCCTGCAGATCGGCGGCGCGGCCGGCACCTCTGGGAGTTGCTGA
- a CDS encoding NAD(P)-binding domain-containing protein produces the protein MSVNIDIYRISEVCFMGHVDVVVIGGGQSGLATEHSLLGVGLEPVVLEASERAAGSWPRYYDSLTLFSPAGCGSLPGMPFGGDPDRYPHRGEVAAYLLRYADRLDADIRTRARVREVHAEGGAFTLALEDGERLSARTVVAASGAFGHPYRPALPGLEGFTGTLLHAIAKGCR, from the coding sequence ATGAGCGTCAACATAGACATCTATCGAATCAGCGAGGTGTGCTTCATGGGGCACGTGGACGTGGTGGTGATCGGGGGCGGCCAGTCGGGGCTGGCCACCGAGCACTCCTTGCTCGGGGTGGGGCTCGAGCCGGTGGTGCTGGAGGCGTCCGAGCGGGCGGCGGGATCGTGGCCGCGCTACTACGACAGCCTCACGCTCTTCTCTCCCGCCGGGTGCGGTTCCCTGCCCGGGATGCCGTTCGGTGGCGATCCGGATCGCTACCCGCACCGGGGCGAGGTCGCCGCCTATCTGCTGCGCTACGCGGACCGCCTGGACGCTGACATCCGGACGAGGGCCCGGGTGCGCGAAGTCCATGCCGAAGGCGGCGCGTTCACGCTGGCGCTGGAGGACGGCGAGCGGCTGTCGGCCCGGACTGTGGTGGCCGCGTCCGGAGCCTTCGGGCATCCGTACCGCCCGGCGCTCCCGGGCCTGGAGGGCTTCACCGGCACCCTGCTGCACGCCATCGCGAAGGGGTGTCGCTGA
- a CDS encoding ArsR/SmtB family transcription factor yields MSNTKVLPLLGPDADADAAEVVAPCCPPLTERPFTAEEAERTAPMFKALGDPVRLRLFSAVASHEGGEACVCDISDVGVSQPTVSHHLKKLKEAGLLTSERRGTWVYYRVEPSVLAAMGNLLTLR; encoded by the coding sequence ATGTCGAACACCAAGGTGCTGCCGCTGTTGGGACCCGACGCCGACGCCGACGCCGCCGAGGTCGTGGCGCCGTGCTGCCCGCCGCTGACCGAGCGCCCGTTCACCGCCGAGGAGGCCGAGCGGACGGCGCCGATGTTCAAGGCACTGGGGGATCCGGTCCGGCTGCGGCTCTTCTCGGCGGTGGCCTCGCACGAGGGCGGCGAAGCCTGCGTGTGCGACATCTCCGACGTCGGGGTCTCCCAGCCGACCGTCTCGCACCACCTGAAGAAGCTGAAGGAAGCCGGACTGCTCACCTCCGAGCGGCGCGGGACCTGGGTGTACTACCGGGTGGAGCCGTCGGTCCTCGCCGCGATGGGGAACCTGCTCACCCTCCGCTGA
- the pstS gene encoding phosphate ABC transporter substrate-binding protein PstS — translation MAAAVVAATGGVLSWRWQADDGGSGASAASSAVARADCARSGKVPGSGSTAQQNAMKYWIGQYERACPPVRIAYNPLGSGAGVAQFMRGATAFGGSDTPVKPENAKPAQGVCPGGRAINLPMLSGPIALGYNVPGVEDLVLDARTLARIFDSKITTWDHPAIRRLNPKSVLPSMPIRAVHRSDDSGTTQNFQAYLAGAAPEVWSHPAEKAWQGRGGDSASGSDLAARTVNSTTGSIGYFELSFTTRFHMKSARIDTGGSEPVPATTKTASAGIAAAEVVGAGKDMTLKFDYRTSAAGTYPIVLVAYEIVCDKGNAPDTLPALKSFLTYTASRAGQRPLSRIHYAPLPESVAAEVREVVRTLR, via the coding sequence GTGGCCGCGGCCGTGGTCGCGGCGACCGGCGGGGTGCTGAGCTGGCGGTGGCAGGCCGACGACGGCGGCTCCGGCGCATCGGCTGCCTCGTCGGCCGTGGCGCGGGCCGACTGCGCCAGGAGCGGGAAGGTGCCGGGCTCGGGGTCGACCGCTCAGCAGAACGCGATGAAGTACTGGATCGGGCAGTACGAACGTGCCTGTCCGCCGGTGCGCATCGCCTACAACCCCCTGGGCTCGGGCGCCGGAGTCGCGCAGTTCATGCGGGGCGCCACCGCGTTCGGCGGCTCCGACACCCCCGTCAAGCCGGAGAACGCCAAGCCCGCGCAGGGCGTGTGTCCGGGCGGCCGCGCGATCAACCTGCCGATGCTGAGCGGCCCCATCGCGCTCGGCTACAACGTGCCCGGTGTCGAGGACCTGGTCCTGGACGCGCGGACGCTCGCCAGGATCTTCGACTCGAAGATAACCACCTGGGACCACCCGGCCATACGCAGGCTCAACCCGAAGTCCGTGCTGCCGTCGATGCCCATCCGGGCGGTGCACCGCTCCGACGACTCGGGCACCACTCAGAACTTCCAGGCGTATCTCGCGGGCGCGGCCCCCGAGGTCTGGTCGCATCCGGCGGAGAAGGCGTGGCAGGGGCGCGGGGGCGATTCCGCCAGTGGTTCGGATCTCGCGGCCAGGACGGTGAACTCCACGACCGGTTCCATCGGTTACTTCGAACTGTCCTTCACGACCAGGTTCCATATGAAGAGCGCGCGCATCGACACCGGGGGCAGCGAGCCCGTGCCGGCGACGACGAAGACCGCGTCCGCGGGCATCGCCGCCGCCGAAGTCGTGGGCGCGGGCAAGGACATGACGTTGAAGTTCGACTACCGGACCTCGGCCGCCGGTACGTATCCGATCGTCCTGGTGGCGTACGAGATCGTGTGCGACAAGGGCAACGCGCCCGACACCCTGCCCGCCCTCAAGTCGTTCCTGACCTACACCGCCAGCCGTGCCGGACAGCGGCCCCTGTCCAGGATCCACTACGCGCCGCTGCCGGAATCCGTCGCCGCCGAGGTGCGCGAGGTCGTCAGGACGTTGCGGTGA
- a CDS encoding ArsO family NAD(P)H-dependent flavin-containing monooxygenase has protein sequence MTRHVDVVVIGGGQAGLAAGYHLRRLGVDFVILDAQDTPGGAWQHAWDSLHLFSPAAYSSLPGRPMPPQTGQMYPDAAHVVGYLTEYEHRYELPVHRPVRVSAVHREEDAFLRVETDSGTWRTRAVISATGTWWRPFLPAVPGRSGFRGRQLHTVDYRGPRDFAGKQVVVVGGGNSGAQIAADLAYDTELTWATQRPPRFLADDIDGRALFDAATARRRALDQGRADSGGVASLGDIVAVPPVREARDAGLLKASPTFAHLDRDGVVWADGTRADADAVIWCTGFRPTLGHLVPLGLRGPRGRIPTVGTRAVDEPRLYLLGYGDWTGPASATLIGVGRPARDTARSIAELLTER, from the coding sequence ATGACGCGGCACGTCGACGTGGTGGTGATCGGCGGCGGCCAGGCCGGGCTCGCCGCCGGTTACCATCTGCGCCGCCTCGGCGTCGACTTCGTCATCCTCGACGCCCAGGACACGCCGGGCGGCGCCTGGCAGCACGCCTGGGACTCGCTGCACCTGTTCTCCCCGGCCGCGTACTCCTCCCTGCCCGGGCGCCCCATGCCCCCGCAGACGGGGCAGATGTACCCCGACGCGGCCCATGTGGTCGGCTACCTCACCGAATACGAGCACCGGTACGAGCTGCCGGTACACCGGCCCGTCCGGGTTTCCGCGGTCCACCGGGAGGAAGACGCGTTCCTGCGCGTCGAGACCGACTCCGGCACCTGGCGGACCCGGGCCGTCATCAGCGCCACCGGCACCTGGTGGCGCCCCTTCCTGCCCGCTGTTCCCGGCCGGTCCGGCTTCCGTGGACGGCAGTTGCACACCGTCGACTACCGCGGCCCGCGCGACTTCGCCGGGAAGCAGGTGGTCGTGGTCGGCGGCGGCAACTCCGGCGCGCAGATCGCCGCCGACCTCGCGTACGACACCGAGCTGACCTGGGCCACCCAGCGCCCACCACGCTTCCTGGCCGACGACATCGACGGCCGCGCCCTGTTCGACGCCGCCACCGCGCGGCGCCGCGCCCTCGACCAAGGGCGGGCAGACAGCGGCGGTGTCGCCTCGCTGGGCGACATCGTCGCCGTACCGCCCGTGCGTGAGGCCCGGGACGCGGGGCTGCTCAAGGCGTCGCCGACGTTCGCGCACCTCGACCGTGACGGCGTCGTGTGGGCGGACGGAACGCGGGCGGACGCGGACGCGGTCATCTGGTGCACCGGTTTCCGCCCGACGCTCGGGCATTTGGTGCCCCTGGGGCTGCGGGGCCCGCGCGGCCGCATCCCCACCGTAGGGACGCGGGCTGTGGACGAGCCCCGCCTGTACCTGCTCGGCTACGGCGACTGGACCGGACCCGCCTCCGCCACACTCATCGGCGTCGGCCGTCCGGCGCGGGATACGGCCCGCTCCATCGCAGAACTGCTCACCGAGCGGTGA
- the arsB gene encoding ACR3 family arsenite efflux transporter, whose translation MTRTEAPATTTGESSVVQKLSTLDRFLAVWILIAMAVGLGLGRLIPGLDDALAKVEIGGISLPIALGLLVMMYPVLAKVRYDKLDAVTGDRKLMISSLVINWVLGPAIMFALAWIFLADLPEYRTGLIIVGLARCIAMVIIWNDLACGDREAAAVLVALNSVFQVLAFGLLGWFYLDLLPGWLGLGDGEHLDISLWKIALNVVIFLGVPLLAGFLTRRIGEQKLGREKYEADFLPKIGPWALYGLLFTIVILFALQGKTITSQPLDVARIALPLLVYFAVMWFGAFALGKAIGLAYDRTATLAFTAAGNNFELAIAVAIGTFGVTSGQALSGVVGPLIEVPVLVALVYVSLAWRKKFTADQLGS comes from the coding sequence GTGACCCGCACCGAAGCACCCGCGACCACCACCGGGGAGTCGTCGGTCGTCCAGAAGCTGTCGACGCTCGACCGCTTCCTGGCCGTCTGGATCCTCATCGCCATGGCCGTCGGCCTGGGGCTCGGCAGGCTCATCCCCGGCCTCGACGACGCCCTCGCCAAGGTCGAGATCGGCGGCATCTCCCTGCCGATCGCGCTCGGCCTGCTGGTCATGATGTACCCGGTCCTGGCCAAGGTCCGCTACGACAAGCTCGACGCCGTCACGGGCGATCGCAAGCTCATGATCTCCTCGCTGGTCATCAACTGGGTGCTCGGCCCGGCGATCATGTTCGCCCTCGCCTGGATCTTCCTGGCCGACCTCCCCGAGTACCGCACCGGCCTGATCATCGTCGGCCTCGCGCGCTGCATCGCCATGGTCATCATCTGGAACGACCTCGCCTGCGGCGACCGCGAGGCCGCCGCCGTCCTGGTCGCCCTCAACTCCGTCTTCCAGGTCCTGGCCTTCGGCCTGCTCGGCTGGTTCTACCTCGACCTGCTGCCCGGCTGGCTCGGCCTGGGCGACGGCGAGCACCTCGACATCTCCCTGTGGAAGATCGCCCTCAACGTCGTCATCTTCCTCGGCGTCCCACTGCTCGCAGGCTTCCTGACCCGCCGCATCGGCGAGCAGAAGCTCGGGCGCGAGAAGTACGAGGCCGACTTCCTGCCGAAGATCGGCCCGTGGGCCCTGTACGGCCTGCTGTTCACCATCGTCATCCTCTTCGCCCTGCAAGGAAAGACGATCACCTCGCAGCCCCTCGACGTGGCACGGATCGCGCTGCCGCTCCTGGTGTACTTCGCGGTGATGTGGTTCGGCGCCTTCGCCCTCGGCAAGGCGATCGGTCTGGCCTACGACCGCACCGCGACCCTCGCCTTCACCGCGGCGGGCAACAACTTCGAGCTGGCCATCGCGGTCGCCATCGGCACCTTCGGCGTCACCTCCGGCCAGGCGCTCTCCGGCGTCGTCGGCCCGCTGATCGAGGTGCCGGTCCTGGTGGCGCTCGTGTACGTGTCGCTGGCGTGGCGGAAGAAGTTCACGGCCGACCAACTGGGTTCATGA
- a CDS encoding ArsR/SmtB family transcription factor yields MMTSVDTELIRVLADPLRLQIVTLLARETLCTTHLVEETGAKQTNLSNHLRVLREAGVVETEPCGRFTYYRLRPDVIASLAGQFADLAETARTAADNKRACP; encoded by the coding sequence ATGATGACGTCAGTCGACACTGAACTGATCCGGGTCCTGGCCGACCCGCTCAGGCTCCAGATCGTGACCCTGCTGGCCCGCGAGACGCTGTGCACCACCCACCTGGTGGAGGAGACCGGCGCGAAGCAGACGAACCTGTCCAACCATCTGAGAGTCCTGCGCGAGGCCGGGGTCGTCGAGACAGAGCCCTGCGGCCGGTTCACCTACTACAGGCTGCGGCCGGACGTCATCGCCTCGCTCGCCGGACAGTTCGCCGACCTGGCCGAGACCGCCCGCACCGCCGCCGACAACAAGAGGGCCTGCCCGTGA
- a CDS encoding arsenate reductase ArsC: MPEKPSVLFVCVHNAGRSQMAAAWLNHLAGDRVEVRSAGSAPGDRVNPAAVEAMREVGIDISAESPKILTVDAVKESDVCITMGCGDTCPVFPGKRYLDWQLDDPAGQGVEAVRPIRDEIKELVEGLIKEIAPERPEPKV, translated from the coding sequence ATGCCCGAGAAGCCCTCCGTGCTGTTCGTCTGCGTCCACAACGCGGGCCGTTCCCAGATGGCCGCTGCGTGGTTGAATCACCTGGCCGGGGACCGGGTGGAGGTCCGCTCCGCCGGTTCTGCCCCCGGGGACCGGGTCAATCCGGCCGCCGTCGAGGCCATGCGCGAGGTCGGCATCGACATCTCCGCCGAGTCCCCGAAGATCCTGACCGTCGACGCGGTCAAGGAGTCCGACGTGTGCATCACGATGGGGTGCGGCGACACCTGCCCGGTCTTCCCCGGCAAGCGGTACCTGGACTGGCAGCTGGACGACCCGGCCGGTCAGGGAGTCGAGGCCGTGCGCCCGATCCGCGACGAGATCAAGGAGCTCGTCGAAGGGCTGATCAAGGAGATCGCGCCGGAGCGGCCGGAGCCCAAGGTGTGA
- a CDS encoding ArsR/SmtB family transcription factor, protein MAITELGATAGADETQGETCSPGLACLLIERDEAKRLALMLKAIADPTRLQIFRIIERAPAGEACVCDLADCLGFRQPTVSHHLKLMTEAGLLNRERRGTWAWYSVNYDGLNRVRAILNPSAVAAATA, encoded by the coding sequence ATGGCTATCACTGAACTGGGCGCCACAGCGGGGGCGGACGAGACGCAGGGCGAGACCTGCAGTCCCGGCCTCGCGTGCCTGCTCATCGAGCGCGACGAGGCCAAGCGTCTGGCCCTCATGCTCAAGGCCATCGCCGACCCCACCCGGCTGCAGATCTTCCGCATCATCGAGCGCGCACCGGCGGGCGAAGCGTGCGTCTGTGACCTGGCCGACTGCCTGGGTTTCCGGCAGCCGACCGTCAGCCACCACCTGAAGCTGATGACCGAGGCCGGCCTGCTGAACCGCGAACGCCGCGGCACATGGGCCTGGTACTCGGTGAACTACGACGGCCTGAACAGGGTGCGGGCGATCCTGAACCCGTCGGCCGTGGCCGCCGCCACGGCATGA
- a CDS encoding low molecular weight phosphatase family protein: MREPNPPSGPHRAAPPLRDLTPVLERLTARLAARHSRSFSRETVENYVEECSWLLAARARVELHLPVLVERFADQRLGALARGMGLSPKPVPEVLFVCTENAGRSQLAAALMRRRAGAAIRVLSAGSAPGTDIAPVVRQLLAEQGLDVGEEFPKPLTAEVVTAADVVITLGCGDACPIRPGRRYLDWNMPDLTGLDIESARAVRDGLAARIDELARELLPSGVIQE; this comes from the coding sequence ATGCGCGAGCCGAACCCTCCCAGCGGTCCCCACCGCGCCGCCCCGCCCCTGCGTGACCTCACCCCCGTACTCGAACGCCTCACCGCCCGCTTGGCTGCACGCCACAGCAGGTCCTTCTCCCGGGAAACGGTCGAGAACTACGTCGAGGAGTGCTCCTGGCTGCTCGCGGCACGCGCCCGTGTGGAGCTCCATCTGCCGGTCCTGGTCGAGCGGTTCGCCGATCAGCGGCTCGGTGCGCTGGCCCGCGGCATGGGGCTCTCGCCGAAGCCGGTGCCCGAGGTGCTGTTCGTCTGTACGGAAAACGCGGGGCGTTCGCAGCTCGCCGCCGCCCTGATGCGCCGCCGTGCGGGCGCCGCGATCCGGGTGCTGTCCGCCGGCTCCGCTCCAGGCACGGACATCGCCCCTGTTGTCCGGCAACTGCTCGCCGAGCAGGGCCTCGACGTGGGCGAGGAGTTCCCGAAGCCGCTGACCGCCGAGGTCGTCACGGCTGCCGACGTCGTCATCACGCTGGGCTGCGGCGACGCGTGCCCGATCCGGCCCGGGCGCCGCTACCTCGACTGGAACATGCCGGATCTGACCGGCCTCGACATCGAGAGCGCGCGGGCGGTGCGGGACGGGCTGGCCGCACGGATCGACGAACTGGCGCGGGAGCTGCTGCCAAGCGGAGTGATCCAGGAGTGA
- a CDS encoding winged helix-turn-helix transcriptional regulator, with product MTPDAHRAAQPVARISIPSGPGDGNTADLLLAEPDEDLAAEALARFESAGIRTVLCHDGAEALLQVGACRPRAVLLGAPLPVVSAARVTELIARLHPVPVLVGAGPEGAEEAAAAVVAGAIAFVARPYRAAEIVPLVVSGSREGAGAGQPLMVGDIELDPAGFHVYVRGQSLHLPVREFMLLRYLMENASRVVSRAELTRALWGTDALDSNTLTVHVRRVRIRLRQDGKSCCTIDAIRGMGYRLECGNACSPAAPPTPSITPAPTA from the coding sequence GTGACACCCGACGCACACCGGGCCGCTCAGCCCGTCGCGCGCATCAGCATTCCGAGCGGCCCGGGCGACGGCAATACCGCCGATCTGCTCCTCGCCGAGCCCGACGAGGACCTGGCCGCCGAGGCCCTGGCCCGCTTCGAGAGCGCGGGCATCCGCACCGTCCTCTGCCACGACGGCGCCGAGGCCCTGTTGCAGGTCGGCGCCTGCCGCCCCCGGGCTGTCCTGCTCGGCGCCCCGCTGCCGGTGGTGAGCGCCGCGCGGGTCACCGAGCTGATCGCCCGGCTCCACCCGGTGCCGGTCCTGGTCGGGGCCGGGCCGGAGGGGGCCGAGGAGGCGGCGGCCGCGGTGGTGGCCGGCGCGATCGCCTTCGTGGCCCGCCCCTACCGGGCAGCGGAGATCGTCCCCCTGGTCGTGTCCGGCAGCCGGGAGGGTGCGGGGGCGGGCCAACCGCTCATGGTCGGCGACATCGAGCTCGACCCGGCGGGCTTCCACGTCTACGTACGCGGGCAATCGCTGCACCTGCCCGTCCGTGAGTTCATGCTCCTGCGCTACCTGATGGAGAACGCCAGCCGAGTCGTCAGCCGGGCCGAGCTCACCCGCGCGCTGTGGGGCACCGACGCCCTCGACAGCAACACCCTCACCGTGCATGTGCGCCGGGTCCGCATCCGGCTGAGGCAGGACGGCAAGAGCTGCTGCACCATCGACGCCATCCGTGGCATGGGCTACCGCCTGGAGTGCGGCAACGCTTGCTCCCCGGCAGCTCCGCCCACACCGTCGATCACCCCGGCTCCCACCGCGTAG
- the pstB gene encoding phosphate ABC transporter ATP-binding protein PstB has translation MNQPSDAPGGTRTPEVVYRDAPPLASPVFEIGGLSVFYGDHEAVRDVNMHIGHRQITAMIGPSGCGKSTVLRCFNRMNDLIQGARVTGKMRYHNEDLYGREVDPIEVRRRIGMVFQKPNPFPKSIYDNIAYGPRVGGFKGSLDDLVEQTLTHAALWDEVKDKLKTSALALSGGQQQRLCIARTIAVSPEVILMDEPCSALDPIATAKIEDLMEHLAQEFTIIVVTHNMQQAARVSHRTAFFTAAVDEATGDRHGRLVEYDETARIFTDPSDQRTEDYISGRFG, from the coding sequence ATGAACCAGCCCTCCGACGCCCCCGGCGGCACCCGCACCCCGGAGGTCGTCTACCGTGACGCGCCGCCTCTGGCCAGCCCGGTCTTCGAGATAGGCGGCCTGTCGGTGTTCTACGGCGACCACGAGGCCGTACGCGATGTGAACATGCACATCGGTCACCGTCAGATCACCGCGATGATCGGCCCCTCAGGCTGCGGCAAGTCCACCGTCCTGCGCTGCTTCAACCGCATGAACGATCTCATCCAAGGGGCACGCGTCACGGGCAAGATGCGCTACCACAACGAGGACCTCTACGGCCGCGAGGTCGACCCCATCGAGGTGCGCCGCCGCATCGGCATGGTCTTCCAGAAGCCCAACCCGTTCCCCAAGTCCATCTACGACAACATCGCCTACGGGCCCCGGGTCGGCGGCTTCAAGGGCAGTCTCGACGACCTGGTGGAGCAGACCCTCACCCATGCCGCCCTGTGGGACGAGGTCAAGGACAAGCTCAAGACCTCGGCCCTGGCCCTGTCCGGCGGCCAGCAGCAGCGGCTGTGCATCGCCCGCACCATCGCGGTCAGCCCAGAGGTGATCCTGATGGACGAGCCCTGCTCGGCCCTCGACCCGATCGCCACCGCCAAGATCGAGGACCTGATGGAGCACCTCGCCCAGGAATTCACGATCATCGTCGTCACACACAACATGCAGCAGGCCGCGCGGGTCTCGCACCGTACGGCCTTCTTCACCGCGGCCGTCGACGAGGCCACCGGCGACCGCCACGGGCGGCTCGTCGAGTACGACGAGACGGCACGCATCTTCACCGATCCCTCCGACCAGCGCACCGAGGACTACATCTCCGGCCGCTTCGGCTGA